One window of the Rosa rugosa chromosome 3, drRosRugo1.1, whole genome shotgun sequence genome contains the following:
- the LOC133737532 gene encoding uncharacterized protein LOC133737532, translated as MIQENILVWNCRGIVCNKTQRALVDLVQLKKPNLIFLAKTLAKPNHIEDLMHRLGFTGRACYPHEDDSQGVALLWRNDISVSVRTLSPHHIDAEIGDPGGPARYRFTGVYGFATRSDRTRTWDLIRTLNAERCDLPWLMAGDFNEILCQVDKSGGPPRAAAPMAQFRQVMADCGLTDMSFFGSRFTWSNKFTKECLDRSFQSLQWRMLYPCSRVITLPPSESDHCHCLIEVRAERRHRKRVCKRFRFEEIWHGEERCTAIIQKHWS; from the coding sequence ATGATACAAGAGAACATTCTTGTTTGGAACTGTAGAGGCATAGTCTGTAATAAGACTCAACGAGCTCTCGTTGATTTAGTGCAGCTGAAGAAGCCAAATCTGATTTTCTTGGCAAAAACCCTAGCCAAGCCAAACCATATTGAAGATCTGATGCATAGGCTAGGTTTTACTGGCAGGGCTTGTTACCCACATGAGGACGACTCGCAGGGAGTTGCACTACTATGGAGGAATGATATCAGCGTCAGCGTACGCACCCTTTCACCTCATCATATTGATGCAGAAATCGGAGATCCTGGAGGTCCGGCTCGATATCGTTTTACTGGAGTGTATGGTTTTGCAACACGCAGTGATCGTACTCGTACATGGGATCTGATCCGAACTCTGAATGCTGAGCGCTGTGACCTGCCATGGCTTATGGCTGgagattttaatgaaattttgtgtcAAGTAGATAAGTCAGGTGGCCCTCCTCGTGCTGCAGCACCAATGGCACAGTTCAGGCAGGTAATGGCAGATTGTGGTCTCACAGATATGAGCTTCTTTGGTAGCAGGTTTACGTGGTCAAATAAGTTCACGAAGGAATGTCTTGATAGAAGCTTTCAATCGTTGCAATGGAGAATGCTATACCCTTGTAGCAGAGTGATCACCTTGCCTCCAAGTGAATCAGATCACTGTCATTGCCTTATTGAAGTTAGGGCGGAGAGGAGACATAGGAAGAGGGTTTGTAAGAGATTCAGGTTCGAAGAAATATGGCATGGGGAGGAGAGATGCACTGCCATTATTCAGAAACACTGGTCTTAG